The sequence below is a genomic window from Bosea sp. F3-2.
GCGCCTGCGCGAAGCGATGGGTGCCCGATGAGCCGTCCGACCCTCGTGTCCCGTCTGGCCCGTTCGCCGCGCGGCGCCCTCTGCGCCCTGTTCCTGATCGGGCTCGTCCTCTGTGCGATCTTCGCACCCTGGATTGCCCCATACGACTATGCGGCGCAGAAGCTCGCCATGGCCAACACGCCGCCCTCGGCCGCGCATTGGCTCGGCACCGATGAATTCGGACGCGACCTGCTCTCGCGCATCATCCAGGGCGCCCGCACCTCGCTCAGCGTCAGCGTCCTCTCCATCGCCCTTTCGGTGATGGCGGGGGCGACGCTTGGTGCTGCCGCCGGCTATTTCGGCGGGGTTTTCGACCGCGCCGTCACCGTCGTGGTCGATCTGACCTGGTCCTTCCCGGAGATCCTGCTGGCGCTGATCCTGATCGCCATCCTCGGGCCGGGCCTGCATTCGACGGCGATCGCCATCGCCATCGCCTATCTGGCCCAGTTCACCCGGCTGACGCGGGCGCAGGTCATGGCGCAGAAGGGTGAGCTCTTCGTCGATGCCGCGGTGACAGCCGGTGCGAGCCCCGCCCGCGTTCTCTTCCTGCATCTGCTGCCGAACACGATGACGCCGGTCATCGTCGCCGGAATGCTGGCGACGGGCGATGCGATCGTGCTTGAGGCGACGCTCGGTTTCTTCGGTCTGGGAGCCCAGCCGCCGATCCCGAGCTGGGGGGCGATGATGAGCTCTGGCACCGCCCAGATCTTCATCGCGCCCTGGATCATCATCTTTCCCGGCCTCGTGATCGCCGCGGCCGTGATCGCCATCAACCTGTTCGGCGACGCGCTGATCGAGGCGCTCGATATCCGCCGGCCGCTGCGCGACGGCTGACCGGTCCGCCATCCAAGAGCACCAAGAGAGACCCGAGGAACGCCATGAGCTTCACCGTTCTGACCGCCGAGTTCTCGCATGAGAGCAACACCTTCAGCCGCTGCCCGGCCGACCATGCCGCCTTCAAGGATCGCGGCATCCGCCAGGGAGAGGCGGCCATTGCCGAACGTGGCGAGGCCAACACGCCGATCGCGGGCTTCCTCGATATCGGCCGGCCGGCCGGCTGGCGTGTCATCCATGCGATCAGCGCCGCTGCCCAGCCGTCAGGGCCGGTGACGCGCGGCGCCTTCGACCACATCGCCGGCGTCATCGTCGATACGGCAAAGGCGCATTGCGGGGCGATCGATGGCGTGCTGCTCGGCCTTCACGGCGCGATGGTGACCGATTTCTGCGAGGATGGCGAAGGCGAATTGCTGGAGCGCCTGCGCGCCGTCCTCGGTCGCGACGTGCCGATCGGCATCACGCTCGACCCTCATGCCAACGTCACCCGGAAGATGACGGAGCTGGCGGACATCGTCGTTTCCTACAAGACCTACCCGCATGTCGATGTCCGCGAGACCGGACGGCTGGCGGCCGGTATCCTGCAACGCACCATGGCCGGCGAGATCAGGCCGGTGACGCTGCGCGCCGAGCGGCCGATGCTGGAAGAGGTCAATGGCGGGCGCACGGATATCGGCCCGATGGTCGAGCGCCTCGCCAAGGCGAAGGCCTATGAGAAGGAGGCCGACGTCTTCGCCGTCAGCGTCAATGGCGGTTTCGGCAATGCCGATATCGAGGAGGTCGGTCCGACCGTCCTTGTCACCTGCCAGGGCGATCACGAGCGCCACCGCGCCTTCGCCGAAGCGCTGGTCGAGGATATGTGGCAGCGCCGCTTCGACAAGGTCACGCCGTTCCTCTCGGTGGAGGAAGCGGTTGCAGAGGCGGCTGGCTATGTCGCGACATCCGGCCCGCTGATCATCGCCGACTATGCCGACAATCCCGGCGGTGGCGGCTATGGCGATGCGACCGAACTACTCAAGGGCATGATCGCCGCCGATCTGAAGGATGCCTGCTTCGGGCCGATCGTCGATCCGGAAGCCGCGGCCGAGCTGCACCGGGCCGAGCCAGGATCGACGGTATCCATCCGGCTCGGCGGCAAGGTCGACCCGGAGATCGGCGGCAGGCCGCTTGCGCTCACCGGCACGCTCGTCAGCATCAGCGACGGCAACTATGTCGGCGACGGCCCGATGATGGGCGGGTTGCATGCGAGCTGGGGGCCCTGTGCGGTCCTGCGCGTCGGCGACGTCGATATCCTCGTCACCACGATCCGCGCCCAGATGAACGATCTCCAGCAGTTCCGTGCCTTCGGCATCGATCCCGCTGCCAAGCGGGTGGTGGCGCTGAAATCGATGCAGCATTTCCGGGCCGCCTTCGAGCCGATCGCAGGCAAGGTCATCGTCTGCGACAGCGGTGCGCTCTGCACACCCGATCTCACCAAGCTGCCCTATCGTCGCGTGCGGCGCCCGATCTTCCCGCTCGACGCGTAGCTGGAGCCTGGATGTCGGGGGCAGAGCCGGTTGGGGGATTGGCTAGTTCATGCCGCGAAGCCAGCGGAGCAATTCGCTGCAGGATCGTGGCCGGCCATCGTTGAAACGGCCATCCGTGCAAGGGTCGACAGGCTCGGGACGGTGGAATCTTTCGTCGAGGAACACTCCTCCGTCCCCACCTTCATCCAGCCATCTCAACAAGCCCTCGCAGTCACGAGGTTGCCCGTCGCTGAAACGGCCATCCTGGCAGGGATGCGCTTGATGCTGGGCAAAAATGTAAGGCCCAGCCTCTGGCGAAGGACGTTCAGGAGACATCGCGTTTAATTCTAGAGGTTTGTTCGCGTAACGGCTTGCGAGCGCCTGGCTGGCGTAGCCGATAGCGATACTCGCCAGGATCAGGGTGGAAAAGATCGCCATCCGCTTCTTCGATGATGTGATTGCGGGCCGCATCGGATTGATCGCCTTCTCACGCGGGGTAGGTCGCGGAGTTTTGGCGGCCTCGATTGCGCCAGCATGGCGCTTGTTCGGTTCATTTTGAATATGGGTGTCGGTTTTTATTTAGTTGGCTATTGAAAACGAGGCGGCGAATTCACACGCCATTGGAGGACAATGCGCTACGGGGCCAGGACGGGAAGACAGACCGTCATGCGCGCGCCGCCTGTCGAGCTTTCGCCTGCAGCAATCCGCCCGCCATGCAGCTCTACAATCTGCTGGGCCAGATGAAGTCCTAGGCCACTCCCGCGCGAGCGCGGCTTCAATCGATGAAAGGGTTCAAAGACGCGATCGCGTTCCGAGATGGGAATGCCGGGGCCGTCGTCGCAGACTTCGATGGCCCCGGAAGGGCAAACGCGAATCCGGATTGTTCCGCGCCTGCCGCCGTGATCCACGGCATTCTGGATGAGATTGGCCAGCACCCGTTCCAGTGCTCCTTCGTCGCCCTGGACAACAGGGTCGACCTCTTCGGATTCGAAATCCAGCTCGTATCCAGCAGCAAAGACGAGGGGAGCCATGTCGCTGATGACGCGCTTCGCCAGCCGACGTATCGAAATGGGGGCGACGGCCTTCACCTCGCGACGCAAGAGCTCGAGATCCAGCAATTGCTCGGTCAGGACGGTCAGCCGCGTCAAATCCGCCGCGAGCTGCGCGCGTTCCGGGATTGGCGGCAGGCTGGCGACGCGCGTGTCCAGGATAGCGATCGGCGTTCTGAGTTCGTGCGCAGCATCCGCCAGAAAGCGCTGGTAGCGATCATAACCCTCATCAAGCCGACGCAGTGCCTCGTTGATCGCGCTGATGAGCGAGGCGATCTCGGGCGATGTTCCCGCCGTGTCCAGTCTGACCCCTCGCTGGCCGATATCGATGAGGGCGGCTTGCTTCTCGGCCTTGGCTATCCCGGCAACCGCGGTTCGTACGACCAGCGGTGTCGCGATGACGATGCCGAGGATCATGACCAGCGCTATCGGCAAGCCGATCTTGATGAAGACCAACGCTGCCCCGAGCGCCACGATGGCGAGGGAAGCGCGGCTTTCGGTTCCCGTCAGGATCTGGACTTCGCCTGCGGATGTCGTGACCTGGCGCATGCGCGCCTCGGGACTTTCCATGGCCTCGCTATCGACGGTCGATCCAAAGCGGGCTTGCCCAACCCCGTCTAGCGAATCTGCAACCTGAGTGAACGGAGCGGGCACTTGTCCCCCGATCAGGCGATTGCCTTTCGCATCGCGAATGATGAACCAGAGATCGGGCTCCGCAGCGCGCAGGGCTTTCAGCTCATCGGTCTCGCGTAGGTGCAGCGCCCCGGATGCGTCACGCTCGATCGCCCGCTGGAGGGTTTCGATTGTCCGGTCGGCCGAGCGGAAGGAGAATAGATCGCCCCTCAGGAACAGGCCGAGCAGGACGGCCAGCAGAATCGAACTCTGCAAGGCGATCAGGCGCCGGATGAGTTGGCCATTGAGGGAACGCCCGCCCTCCGACCTCATGTGCGCTCCATCAGCATGTAGCCCACGCCGCGGATTCCGTTGATGACGACATCGGCCTCTGCATCGGAAAGCTTGCGGCGCAATCGCGAGATATGACTGTCCAGCGTGTTGGACTGGACCTCGTCGGCAAGGCCGAAGACCGACTCCATCAAGGTTTCCCGCGTCACCATCCGCCCGGCCCGGCGCATCAGCGCCTCCAGCACGAGGAGCTCGCGCCGGGGCAAGTCGAAACGCATTCCCTCGACACGCGCCTCGCGATGATCGAGATCGAGCGTCAGCCGCCCGAGCCTGACAACCATCTGTCGAAGCTGCTCCGGGCGTCGCATCACGGCCCGTATCCGCGCCAGCAGCTCCTCGAAGGCGAACGGCTTCACGAGATAGTCGTCCGCCCCGCCATCAAGCCCGGCTACGCGGTCGGGCAAACGCCCCCGCGCGGTCAGCACGATCACTGGAACGCGGATATCGCGGCGGCGCAGTTTGGCAATGAGCGACAGACCGTCCCCATCGGGCAGACCGCGATCAAGGATCACCGCGTCATAAGGGGAGGTTGCAGCCATATCGAAGGCGACATCGAGCCCATCCGCGTGGTCAGCAAGGATGTCGTGACGACGCAAGGCGGACTGCAAGGCTGACGCCATCTCCGGCTCATCCTCGACCAGCAAAAGCCGCACCAATCCCTCCTCTTCGGCCAACCTATCCTGGCTCCTGCCTCAGTCAGCTTGCGCCAACATGGCGCTTTTGCGCCGTGCGGCCGTCAACCGCTGCGATCAGACGAGGTTGACCCTTACGACTGATGGCTGCGAACCCTGATGAAGACGACCATGTTTTTCCTGAGCCAATGGCTGGCTGCTCCCCTGCGGACGGCAGCCATCGCCCCCTCCAGTCATTCCTTGGCGAGGCTTATGACGCAAGAAATCAACGAAATGACAGGCCCGATCGTCGAACTCGGGCCAGGAACGGGTGTGTTCACGGACGCCCTGCGCAACCGCGGCGTCCCGGAAAGCAGCCTGACCCTGGTCGAATTGAATCCTCGATTTGCAGCGTTGCTGCGCCGCCGCTTTCCTTGTGCGCGGGTGCTGGAGATGGACGCCGCCGAGCTGGGCGGAGATGCCAAACTCGCGAGCGCCGAGGCTGGAGCTGTCCTGAGTGGATTGGGGCTTCCTTCGATGCCGGCTCGGCAGGTTGCCAGCATTCTACGCGGGGCATTTCGGTGCTTGCGGCCCGGTGGGGCCTTCTATCAGTTCACCTACGGCCCCCGCTGTCCGATCTCGGAGCAGATTCTGGACAGCCTCGGCCTGACGTCGGAGCGAATAGGGGGAACCTTCCTCAATCTGCCGCCCGCCGCTGTGTACCGGATCAGTTGCAAGATGGGGGTGGGCCTCGACGGAGCTGAGCAGGCAGAAGCGCAAACAATTGTGCCGTTCAGCGAGAAGAGGGCCGTCTCAGGCTGTTGAGCCTGCACCTTGGCGCCCGATTTGGATGAGTTCCGCGATCGGGATCATCGCGCGGCGATAATCCGGCGGTACTGGAGATTGGCCACGAGAAGGCGGCGCCCGAGGCCGGAGAGGAAATCGACCTCGTCGGCCTTGAGCGAAAGCTTGTTGTGCAGCTGGAGAATGCGGGCTCTCGTCTCGGGTTCGCGTATGTCAGCCAGGGACAGCCTGACGAACTTGATCTCGAGCTTGTCGCAATCCTGCGTTTGCATGGCATCGCAACGCCAGCGGATCAGGCGTTCCCGCCAGCGCCTGGTCTCCTCCTCCAGCCTGTCGAGGCTGGCCCGGCTTGAGTTATCGACCATCGCATCGATCGAAGCCGTGATGGCGTCCAGGGCGCCCGGACCGTCCGTTGTCGTCGACATGTCGCCGCCAACGCGCAGCGAGGCGTCGGCGACGATCACGATGATGCGTCTGACCTCCCGCGCGGTCGCCACCGGGAGCGGCGACGGTGCCGGTCGGCGCATCGACCTCATGAGGTTTCGGGCGGCCAGATTGTCGACCAAGCCACCATCGAGCAGCTTGAGGTAGCGCAAGTCAGGAGCTGTTGCGTAACGAGCCTGCGTTTCCTGAAGATGGGATATGACCGCCGAGCCCGTTGCCGGCGTCGCTGGGGCGCCCGATGCAAGCGGACAAACCGGGTTGAAGTTTTCCAGCACGACCGGCGCAAACAAGACCGGCACGGCTGCCGACGCCGCGACGGCATGAGACAGGGGAAAGGTGGTGTAGTCGCTGCAGATCGTGCGGAAGCTCTCGCGATCGAAGGAGAAGGGTGCCCGATTATAGAGGTCCGTCGCGTGCAGCAGGAGGCGCGGCCCTCCCGTACGTTCGAGGTCGCCGAGCGTTGCACCGTGGTAGAGATGAGCATCGAGCCAGGCCGCCAAGCCGGTGAGGTCATTGATGCCACCGCGATAGCCGCGCAGCAGATTGTCCGGTGTGATGGCGGTTCGCAGCGACGCTTCAGGATCCTGGTCGAGGTAATCGCGCTTGAAGGCCGGTATCCCCGACGGACCATGCAAGGCGAGATAGGCCGCCAGCATGCCGCCGCCTGAAACGCCGGCCACCACTGCAATATCGTCGGCGAGCGTCCGCCCGGTTTCCTCAGAGGCCGGTTGTTCGGCCAGCGTCGACAGAACGCCGTATCCAAAGGCGGCAGAACGGGCTCCTCCGCCCGACAGAGCCAGCATGACTGCAGTCGTTCCTGGACGCGCGGTTGATGAGCGCGGGCGAGCCGACGCCGTGATTTCCGTCAAGGGCAGGTTCGAGGGGAGATTGGAGGGGCTGGCGCAAGCAGTCAGGCCGACCGACAATGCGGCCGTTCCCAGAACCTTGCGTGCCTTCTTCCAGTAGCCGGCAGTCGACTGGCTTGGCGGCTTGAGAACCATACGGGCGCCATCTCCACGCCCGCCGTCTTCTCTTGTTGTGACGCCCAGGCCGCGGAGATCTCGCTTTGCTCGATTATCTCAGCATTATGCCCGGCCTGAGCCTGAGGCGTTCAGGTCGGCATCGGCAAGCTCAGGCGGAAACAGGTTCCGCACGGTCGATCCAGAATGGCGATGGCGCCGCCGTGCAGCTGGACAATTTCCCGCACGAGATGAAGCCCCAGGCCAGCGCCCCGATCCTGATGGGCGAGGCGGGAGAAGGGCTCGAAGACCCGCTCACGCCGTTCGGCTGCGATCCCGGGGCCTTCATCGATCACATCGATGATCCGCTCGCTCCCGACCGAGATGGTGATCGTGCCACGCCGGCCGCCATGCTGGATGGCGTTCTGCACCAGATTGACAAGCACCCGCTCGAGCCCCGCAGCGTCCCCGACGACGTCAACCCGTTCGGCTTCGGTGTCGAAGGCGAGCGCGTAGCCGGCGTTGATGGCGAGTGGTGCAAGATCGATGGCGACGCGCCGGCCGATCGCGACGAGGTCGAGCCTGACGAAGGCGTTGGGGGCACGTTCCAACCGCTGCAGATCGAGCAACTGCTCGGCCATCACGGCGAGCCGGGCAATATCCTCGAGCAGCCGGGTGCGTTCCATGGAGCCCGGCAATGTCTCAAGCCGGGTCTGCAGGATCGCGATCGGTGTCCGCAACTCATGAGCGGCGTCGGCGAGGAAGCGCTTCCGCCGGGAATGCCCCTCGTCCAGTCGTTGCAGGGCGCGATTGACCGCATCGACCAGCGGCGTGACTTCGGTCGGCGTCAGCGCTGTCGGGAGACGGGTGCCTTGGCGGTCGATGTCGATCCGCTCCGCCTCCGCAGCAACGGTTCCGAGCCCGCCCAGCGCCCGGCTGACCACCATCGGCGTCGCGATCAGGGTCGCCAGGGCCATGACGACAAGCGCCGGCAATACGAAGCTCGCGAAGATGACGAGCACGCTCTGGATCAGCCAGCGGAGCGGCGCCTCGCCTCCGGGACCGGTCACGACCTGGATTTCACCAGCCGCGCTCCCGACCCAGCGCATCTGGGCGTTCGGGCGCGGCGGGGCCCCCCAATTCCAGCCCATGCGCGCATTGCCGATCCCGTCCAGCGCATCGCCGATGCGTGCGAAGTGCGATGGTGGAGAGCCCTCGATCAGCTGGTGCCCCTGCCGATCGCGCAGGATGTACCAAAGACCTGGCACTGTCGTGCGCAGCTTGATCAGCTCCGGCGTCTCGCGGACCGCCAGACCGCCATTGGCGTCGCGCAACACCGCGTTCTTCAGCGCGTCGATCGTGACGTCTTCGGATTCGAAGTTGAGGAGGTGGCCACCGAGATAGAGCGCAGCGATGATCGACACGATCAGCAGGGACAGCAGCGCCGCCTGCAGCGCGAGAAGCCGACGGATCAGCCGCCACTTCAGCGAATGGGCACGCGGTGCCGGAAAGGTCATGCCGCCCGCTTCAGCAGATAGCCGATGCCTCGGATTCCGTGAATTTCGAGCCCCGCCCCGGCATTGCTCAGCCTCCGGCGCAGGCGAGAGATATGCATGTCGAGCGCGTTCGACTGGATTTCGTCGTCGAAGCCGTAGACGGCCTCTTCCAGTGTCGTGCGCTGGACAGCGCG
It includes:
- a CDS encoding ABC transporter permease; this encodes MSRPTLVSRLARSPRGALCALFLIGLVLCAIFAPWIAPYDYAAQKLAMANTPPSAAHWLGTDEFGRDLLSRIIQGARTSLSVSVLSIALSVMAGATLGAAAGYFGGVFDRAVTVVVDLTWSFPEILLALILIAILGPGLHSTAIAIAIAYLAQFTRLTRAQVMAQKGELFVDAAVTAGASPARVLFLHLLPNTMTPVIVAGMLATGDAIVLEATLGFFGLGAQPPIPSWGAMMSSGTAQIFIAPWIIIFPGLVIAAAVIAINLFGDALIEALDIRRPLRDG
- a CDS encoding M81 family metallopeptidase, with product MSFTVLTAEFSHESNTFSRCPADHAAFKDRGIRQGEAAIAERGEANTPIAGFLDIGRPAGWRVIHAISAAAQPSGPVTRGAFDHIAGVIVDTAKAHCGAIDGVLLGLHGAMVTDFCEDGEGELLERLRAVLGRDVPIGITLDPHANVTRKMTELADIVVSYKTYPHVDVRETGRLAAGILQRTMAGEIRPVTLRAERPMLEEVNGGRTDIGPMVERLAKAKAYEKEADVFAVSVNGGFGNADIEEVGPTVLVTCQGDHERHRAFAEALVEDMWQRRFDKVTPFLSVEEAVAEAAGYVATSGPLIIADYADNPGGGGYGDATELLKGMIAADLKDACFGPIVDPEAAAELHRAEPGSTVSIRLGGKVDPEIGGRPLALTGTLVSISDGNYVGDGPMMGGLHASWGPCAVLRVGDVDILVTTIRAQMNDLQQFRAFGIDPAAKRVVALKSMQHFRAAFEPIAGKVIVCDSGALCTPDLTKLPYRRVRRPIFPLDA
- a CDS encoding HAMP domain-containing sensor histidine kinase — translated: MRQVTTSAGEVQILTGTESRASLAIVALGAALVFIKIGLPIALVMILGIVIATPLVVRTAVAGIAKAEKQAALIDIGQRGVRLDTAGTSPEIASLISAINEALRRLDEGYDRYQRFLADAAHELRTPIAILDTRVASLPPIPERAQLAADLTRLTVLTEQLLDLELLRREVKAVAPISIRRLAKRVISDMAPLVFAAGYELDFESEEVDPVVQGDEGALERVLANLIQNAVDHGGRRGTIRIRVCPSGAIEVCDDGPGIPISERDRVFEPFHRLKPRSRGSGLGLHLAQQIVELHGGRIAAGESSTGGARMTVCLPVLAP
- a CDS encoding response regulator transcription factor: MRLLLVEDEPEMASALQSALRRHDILADHADGLDVAFDMAATSPYDAVILDRGLPDGDGLSLIAKLRRRDIRVPVIVLTARGRLPDRVAGLDGGADDYLVKPFAFEELLARIRAVMRRPEQLRQMVVRLGRLTLDLDHREARVEGMRFDLPRRELLVLEALMRRAGRMVTRETLMESVFGLADEVQSNTLDSHISRLRRKLSDAEADVVINGIRGVGYMLMERT
- a CDS encoding methyltransferase domain-containing protein, with the translated sequence MKTTMFFLSQWLAAPLRTAAIAPSSHSLARLMTQEINEMTGPIVELGPGTGVFTDALRNRGVPESSLTLVELNPRFAALLRRRFPCARVLEMDAAELGGDAKLASAEAGAVLSGLGLPSMPARQVASILRGAFRCLRPGGAFYQFTYGPRCPISEQILDSLGLTSERIGGTFLNLPPAAVYRISCKMGVGLDGAEQAEAQTIVPFSEKRAVSGC
- a CDS encoding patatin-like phospholipase family protein → MLALSGGGARSAAFGYGVLSTLAEQPASEETGRTLADDIAVVAGVSGGGMLAAYLALHGPSGIPAFKRDYLDQDPEASLRTAITPDNLLRGYRGGINDLTGLAAWLDAHLYHGATLGDLERTGGPRLLLHATDLYNRAPFSFDRESFRTICSDYTTFPLSHAVAASAAVPVLFAPVVLENFNPVCPLASGAPATPATGSAVISHLQETQARYATAPDLRYLKLLDGGLVDNLAARNLMRSMRRPAPSPLPVATAREVRRIIVIVADASLRVGGDMSTTTDGPGALDAITASIDAMVDNSSRASLDRLEEETRRWRERLIRWRCDAMQTQDCDKLEIKFVRLSLADIREPETRARILQLHNKLSLKADEVDFLSGLGRRLLVANLQYRRIIAAR
- a CDS encoding HAMP domain-containing sensor histidine kinase, encoding MTFPAPRAHSLKWRLIRRLLALQAALLSLLIVSIIAALYLGGHLLNFESEDVTIDALKNAVLRDANGGLAVRETPELIKLRTTVPGLWYILRDRQGHQLIEGSPPSHFARIGDALDGIGNARMGWNWGAPPRPNAQMRWVGSAAGEIQVVTGPGGEAPLRWLIQSVLVIFASFVLPALVVMALATLIATPMVVSRALGGLGTVAAEAERIDIDRQGTRLPTALTPTEVTPLVDAVNRALQRLDEGHSRRKRFLADAAHELRTPIAILQTRLETLPGSMERTRLLEDIARLAVMAEQLLDLQRLERAPNAFVRLDLVAIGRRVAIDLAPLAINAGYALAFDTEAERVDVVGDAAGLERVLVNLVQNAIQHGGRRGTITISVGSERIIDVIDEGPGIAAERRERVFEPFSRLAHQDRGAGLGLHLVREIVQLHGGAIAILDRPCGTCFRLSLPMPT